AGGGCCTGGACGGACTCGACGACCAGGACAGGGACCGCCTGTACACCCTGCTGGAACGGGTCTTCGTCTCTCGGCCCGCCGTCTGACTCCGCCCCCTGCGGGGATGTCGCAGCTGCCGCCTTGAGCCGTACCTCCTGTTCGGACGGGCGCACGGGCCTTGTGGGTTCCTACTGCGACGCAACCGGCGGCAGCGGTTCGCGGGCCGCGTGCCAGGCGGGCGGGAGGGCGGTGACGCCCGTACGAGCGGCGATGACCCCGCCCGCGACGGCGCAGGTGGTGTCGATGTCGCCGCGTCCGGCGACGGTGGTCCAGAGGCCTTCGTGCAGGTCGTCGAGGTGGCCCGCCGCACACCACAGGGCGTACGGGACGGTGTCGGGACCGGACATCCGGTAGCCGGAGCCCAGGACCTCGGCGGCGTGCCGGACCGAGGTGTGCGCCGGCATCCGGGCCGCGATCCGCAGCCCGGACCGGACGTCGCTGTCGGGGAGCCGCGCGGCGACGGCCCGGAGGAGGTCTGGGCGGGCCGGCGCGGGCCCGCCGCGGCTGCGGGTCGCCAGGGCCGCGGCGAGGGCCACCGCCACCGCTCCGGCGACCGCCTCCGGGTGGTGGTGCGAGACCACGCTCTGCGCGGCGGCCTGCTCGGCCACGGCGTCGAGGTCGTCGGCGAGCCAGGCGCCGAGCGGGGCCACGCGCATGGCCGCGCCGTTGCCCCAGGAGCCCTGGCCGCCGAACTGTCCGGCGACCACGCCCCGCCAGGGCTCGCCCGCGCCGATCCGGCGGAGCACGTCGTGCATGGAGGCTCCGTAGCCGCGGTGCGTGTCGTCGGCGTAGGCCTCGGCGAGGCGCAGGGCGAACCGCTCCTGGTCGACGGTGCCGCCGCTCTCGGCGAGTTCCCGGATGAGCACGACTGCCTGGGCGGTGTCGTCGGTCCACAGCCACAGCGGTTCCGGAGGCAGGATCCGTGCCTCCAGGGCTGCGGTGCCTTCGCGGCGCAGGATGCCGAACCAGCGGTCGCCGAAGGCGTCACCGAAGGCGAGCCCGGACAGTGAGTCCAGCGCGGCGGTGGGCAGGTCGATCATCGGAGCAGTATCACAAGGCAACGACGTCTCCGGCACCCCGATTTCGGCGCGGCATGGGCGTGCTGGCCTTGCTCATCCCCAGCAACAGCGTTTGTCGACGAGTTTCAGCGGCGTTTGGTGATCGACTCCCTCGTGTTTGTTCAGGAGAAACAGCGGCACTGTGGCGCGAGGGGCGTCGCCGTCAGATCAGGACGACGCACCCCAGCCGCTCCAGCTTGCTGAGGAGCGGTAGGGAGGGATCGACCTCGTTCCAACGCAGATCCAGTTTCTCCAGCGATGGCATCAGGGTGAGCCAGTCGGGCAGCCGGCCGAGGTTGTTGCTCCGCAGGTCGATCTGACGCAGCCGCGGGAGGTGGGCGAGTGTCTCCGGCACCTCGGTCAGGGAGTTCTCGCGTAGGTCCAGGTGACGCAGTTCGTGCAGCTTGGCCGTCGACGACGGCAAGTACTCGATCGCGTTTCCTCGGAGCCACAGCTCACGCAGGCTGCGGAGCCGGCCGATGGCATCGGGCAGGGTGGTGAGCCGGTTGTGCTGCGCTCTGAACTCGATGAGGCCGCTCATTCCACCGATGGTCTCCGGCAGGGTGGTGAGGAGGTTCTCGCCGACGTTGAGGTAACGCAAACGGGTCAGGTTTCCCAGAGAATCGGGGAGTCGAGACAGCTGGTTGTCGTGCAGGTAGAGGCAGTCGCCGAGCTCGGTCAGCTTGCCGAGTTCTTCGGGCACCGACGTCAGCGCGTTGTGGCCGAGGTCCAGGGTTTTCAGCCGGTGGAGCTGCCCGATGTCCGGCGGGAGGGCC
The DNA window shown above is from Streptomyces vietnamensis and carries:
- a CDS encoding ADP-ribosylglycohydrolase family protein, which codes for MIDLPTAALDSLSGLAFGDAFGDRWFGILRREGTAALEARILPPEPLWLWTDDTAQAVVLIRELAESGGTVDQERFALRLAEAYADDTHRGYGASMHDVLRRIGAGEPWRGVVAGQFGGQGSWGNGAAMRVAPLGAWLADDLDAVAEQAAAQSVVSHHHPEAVAGAVAVALAAALATRSRGGPAPARPDLLRAVAARLPDSDVRSGLRIAARMPAHTSVRHAAEVLGSGYRMSGPDTVPYALWCAAGHLDDLHEGLWTTVAGRGDIDTTCAVAGGVIAARTGVTALPPAWHAAREPLPPVASQ
- a CDS encoding leucine-rich repeat domain-containing protein; the protein is MRHTLNLWRQELGEVPESVWRQTELDVLILADNGLTALPPDIGQLHRLKTLDLGHNALTSVPEELGKLTELGDCLYLHDNQLSRLPDSLGNLTRLRYLNVGENLLTTLPETIGGMSGLIEFRAQHNRLTTLPDAIGRLRSLRELWLRGNAIEYLPSSTAKLHELRHLDLRENSLTEVPETLAHLPRLRQIDLRSNNLGRLPDWLTLMPSLEKLDLRWNEVDPSLPLLSKLERLGCVVLI